Proteins encoded in a region of the Gallalistipes aquisgranensis genome:
- a CDS encoding glutamine synthetase III family protein, producing the protein MATLRFKALDEISRRELIETKLSDKKISDYFGIDVFDREKMRQYLPKDVFDSVNTAIEENRRLDRKVANQVAVGMKAWAMERGATHYTHWFQPLNDSTAEKHDAFFEPLWGGGSFETFRGELLVQQEPDASSFPNGGLRNTFEARGYSAWDPTSPAFLIDRTLCIPSIFVAYTGEALDFKTPLLKSLAALDRAAVDVCQYFDKDVTKVVTTLGWEQEYFLVDEALFNARPDLAQTGRTLMGHTAAKDQQLDDHYWGAIPERVISFMKEFEEQAYRLGIPLKTRHNEVAPNQFECAPMFEEANIAVDHNTLLMTVMRKTAAKHKLKVLFHEKPFMGVNGSGKHCNWSLATNTGVNLLSPGKTPKTNIQFLAFFVNAMKAAHDYGTLMMASIASETNSHRLGGHEAPPSVLSVFAGSTMNAILDQIEARISDKKLSPDEKTEIKLDIGKIPEILVDNTDRNRTSPFAFTGNRFEFRATGSSSNCALPLIVINTAVTEQLIRFKNEVDALIEKNVKKDEAILQIIRKYIIESKKIRFEGNGYSREWQEEAAKRGLRGIGNVPLAFKEYLSPESIALFERHKVLNKTELQARYEIKNETFVKKVQIESRVLADLAANHIIPTAIKYQNVLIENVKGIKEIFPKEFENLAAEEIKTIRQIAEHVKYIREHSFEMVEARKKWNNVDNIAERAIGYETEIRPFIENIRYHIDKLELIVDDQLWPLPKYRELMSIN; encoded by the coding sequence ATGGCTACACTCCGTTTCAAAGCCCTCGACGAAATATCCAGACGGGAGCTGATCGAAACCAAATTATCCGACAAGAAAATTTCCGATTATTTCGGCATCGACGTCTTCGACCGGGAGAAAATGCGGCAATACCTGCCCAAAGACGTTTTCGACAGTGTCAACACGGCGATCGAAGAGAACCGTCGCCTCGACAGGAAAGTAGCCAACCAGGTGGCGGTCGGGATGAAGGCATGGGCCATGGAGCGGGGCGCCACACACTACACCCACTGGTTCCAGCCGCTGAACGACTCCACGGCAGAGAAACACGATGCCTTTTTCGAACCGCTGTGGGGCGGAGGTTCATTCGAGACATTCCGGGGAGAACTGCTCGTACAGCAGGAACCCGATGCGTCGAGTTTTCCCAACGGCGGCTTGCGCAACACCTTCGAAGCGCGCGGATACAGCGCCTGGGACCCCACATCGCCCGCATTCCTGATAGACCGGACGTTGTGCATTCCCAGCATTTTCGTCGCCTACACGGGGGAAGCGCTCGATTTTAAAACCCCGCTGCTCAAATCGCTCGCCGCACTTGACCGGGCCGCCGTAGACGTTTGCCAGTATTTCGACAAGGACGTCACGAAGGTAGTGACCACCCTGGGTTGGGAGCAGGAATACTTCCTGGTGGATGAAGCGCTCTTCAATGCCCGTCCGGATCTGGCCCAGACCGGACGCACCCTGATGGGGCACACGGCAGCCAAAGACCAGCAACTCGACGACCATTACTGGGGTGCAATTCCCGAGCGGGTCATCAGTTTCATGAAAGAATTCGAAGAACAGGCTTACCGACTGGGTATTCCGCTCAAAACAAGACATAACGAAGTGGCTCCCAATCAGTTCGAGTGCGCCCCCATGTTCGAGGAGGCCAACATAGCCGTAGATCACAACACCCTGCTGATGACCGTCATGCGTAAAACGGCCGCCAAACACAAACTGAAAGTGCTTTTCCACGAAAAGCCGTTTATGGGCGTCAACGGTTCGGGCAAACATTGCAACTGGTCGCTGGCCACCAATACGGGTGTCAATCTCCTCTCTCCGGGTAAAACGCCGAAAACCAACATCCAGTTCCTCGCCTTTTTCGTCAATGCGATGAAGGCAGCACACGACTACGGAACCCTGATGATGGCCTCGATAGCCAGCGAAACCAACTCCCACCGCCTGGGCGGCCACGAAGCGCCTCCCTCGGTGCTTTCGGTATTCGCAGGATCGACCATGAACGCCATCCTCGATCAGATAGAGGCCCGTATCAGCGACAAGAAACTATCTCCGGACGAAAAAACAGAGATCAAACTCGACATCGGCAAGATTCCGGAAATCCTCGTCGACAACACGGACCGCAACCGGACTTCACCGTTCGCCTTCACAGGCAACCGTTTCGAATTCCGCGCCACAGGCTCTTCGTCGAATTGTGCCCTGCCCCTGATCGTCATCAATACGGCCGTCACCGAACAGCTGATACGGTTCAAAAACGAAGTGGACGCACTGATCGAGAAGAACGTCAAAAAGGACGAAGCAATTCTGCAGATCATTCGCAAATACATCATCGAATCGAAAAAAATCCGCTTCGAGGGCAACGGATACAGCCGCGAATGGCAGGAAGAGGCCGCCAAACGGGGACTGCGCGGAATCGGCAATGTACCTCTTGCCTTTAAAGAATATCTCTCGCCCGAAAGCATCGCCCTGTTCGAACGCCACAAGGTGCTGAACAAAACCGAGTTGCAAGCCCGGTATGAAATCAAGAACGAAACGTTCGTAAAAAAGGTTCAGATCGAATCTCGCGTTCTGGCCGACTTGGCGGCGAACCACATTATCCCGACTGCTATCAAATACCAGAATGTACTGATCGAAAATGTAAAAGGCATCAAGGAGATATTTCCGAAAGAATTCGAAAACCTGGCAGCCGAAGAGATCAAGACCATTCGCCAGATCGCAGAACATGTGAAATATATCCGGGAACACTCTTTCGAAATGGTCGAGGCGCGCAAAAAATGGAACAATGTGGACAACATTGCGGAACGGGCCATCGGATACGAAACCGAAATCCGACCGTTTATCGAAAATATCCGGTATCATATCGACAAATTGGAACTGATCGTGGACGATCAACTCTGGCCCCTGCCCAAATACAGGGAGTTGATGTCGATCAACTGA